From a single Arachis hypogaea cultivar Tifrunner chromosome 3, arahy.Tifrunner.gnm2.J5K5, whole genome shotgun sequence genomic region:
- the LOC112791658 gene encoding sugar carrier protein C isoform X1, with amino-acid sequence MAGGFIEKGSSEKNYPGKLTFRVFITCVTAAFGGLIFGYDLGISGGVTSMDPFLKKFFPDVYAKEHNIKPTDNQYCKFDSQVLTLFTSSLYLAALVASIFASKVTRAFGRRLTMISGGVLFLAGAALNGFAQQVWMLIVGRMLLGFGIGCANQSVPIYVSEVAPYKYRGALNMLFQLAITIGIFVANILNYLFAKMENGEGWRYSLGLAGVPAIMIIIGAMFLPDSPNSLIERGQAEKAKKELIKIRGTNDVDEEFKDLVAASEASKQVKHPWSSLFKSEYRPHLTMAIAIPFFQQLTGMNVITFYAPVLFKTIGFGGTASLMSAMITGGCNALATLVSIFTVDKVGRRKLFLEGGAQMFICQLVIAAAIGSKFGTDGNPGVLPKWFASTVVVFICIYVAGFAWSWGPLGWLVPSEIFPLEVRSAAQSVNVSVNMIFTFAIAQVFTAMLCHMKFGLFIFFAFFVIVMSIFIHKFLPETKGVPIEEISLVWENHPYWNKFVKSSAQKNKIAAPDSQV; translated from the exons ATGGCAGGTGGTTTCATAGAGAAGGGGTCTTCCGAAAAGAACTATCCCGGAAAACTCACTTTCAGAGTCTTCATAACATGTGTCACCGCTGCATTTGGAGGTCTTATCTTTGGATATGACTTGGGCATTTCAGGTGGAGTCACCTCCATGGATCCTTTTTTGAAGAAATTCTTCCCTGATGTGTACGCAAAGGAGCACAACATTAAGCCCACTGATAACCAATATTGTAAATTTGATAGCCAAGTGCTCACACTCTTCACTTCCTCTCTCTATTTGGCTGCTCTTGTGGCCTCAATCTTTGCATCCAAGGTAACTCGAGCCTTCGGTAGGCGCCTCACCATGATCTCCGGCggtgttctctttcttgccggTGCAGCTTTGAACGGCTTCGCCCAGCAAGTTTGGATGCTTATTGTTGGCCGCATGTTGCTAGGTTTTGGAATCGGATGCGCCAATCAg TCTGTGCCGATCTACGTATCCGAGGTTGCTCCATACAAATACAGAGGAGCACTTAACATGTTGTTTCAATTGGCAATCACCATTGGCATTTTTGTTGCCAATATTCTGAACTACCTTTTTGCCAAGATGGAGAACGGCGAAGGGTGGCGCTATAGCTTAGGTTTGGCAGGAGTCCCTGCAATAATGATCATCATCGGTGCAATGTTTCTTCCTGACTCACCAAACTCGTTGATCGAGCGTGGACAAGCTGAGAAGGCCAAGAAGGAACTAATCAAGATTCGTGGAACCAATGATGTTGACGAGGAGTTTAAGGATCTTGTTGCTGCCAGTGAAGCCTCCAAACAGGTCAAGCATCCTTGGTCTTCTTTGTTCAAAAGTGAGTACAGGCCTCACCTCACCATGGCcatagccattcccttcttccaaCAACTCACTGGCATGAATGTCATCACATTCTATGCTCCTGTTTTGTTCAAAACTATTGGCTTTGGTGGAACTGCTTCCCTTATGTCTGCCATGATTACCGGAGGTTGTAACGCCCTTGCCACGCTTGTTTCCATCTTTACCGTTGACAAGGTTGGCAGACGAAAGCTTTTTCTCGAAGGTGGTGCTCAAATGTTTATCTGTCAG CTTGTGATCGCAGCTGCAATAGGTAGCAAATTTGGAACAGATGGAAACCCTGGAGTTCTTCCCAAGTGGTTTGCCTCAACTGTTGTGGTATTCATATGTATCTACGTGGCGGGATTTGCATGGTCGTGGGGTCCACTAGGATGGTTGGTACCCAGTGAAATATTCCCGCTTGAAGTTCGATCGGCAGCTCAGAGCGTCAACGTTTCAGTTAATATGATCTTCACCTTTGCCATTGCCCAAGTTTTCACTGCGATGTTGTGCCATATGAAGTTCGGGCTCTTCATCTTCTTTGCATTCTTTGTGATTGTTATGAGTATCTTTATCCACAAGTTCTTGCCAGAGACAAAGGGTGTTCCCATTGAAGAAATTTCTCTTGTGTGGGAGAATCATCCATATTGGAACAAATTCGTCAAGTCATCTGCTCAAAAGAACAAAATTGCTGCTCCAGATTCCCAAGTTTAG
- the LOC112791658 gene encoding sugar carrier protein C isoform X2, with translation MDPFLKKFFPDVYAKEHNIKPTDNQYCKFDSQVLTLFTSSLYLAALVASIFASKVTRAFGRRLTMISGGVLFLAGAALNGFAQQVWMLIVGRMLLGFGIGCANQSVPIYVSEVAPYKYRGALNMLFQLAITIGIFVANILNYLFAKMENGEGWRYSLGLAGVPAIMIIIGAMFLPDSPNSLIERGQAEKAKKELIKIRGTNDVDEEFKDLVAASEASKQVKHPWSSLFKSEYRPHLTMAIAIPFFQQLTGMNVITFYAPVLFKTIGFGGTASLMSAMITGGCNALATLVSIFTVDKVGRRKLFLEGGAQMFICQLVIAAAIGSKFGTDGNPGVLPKWFASTVVVFICIYVAGFAWSWGPLGWLVPSEIFPLEVRSAAQSVNVSVNMIFTFAIAQVFTAMLCHMKFGLFIFFAFFVIVMSIFIHKFLPETKGVPIEEISLVWENHPYWNKFVKSSAQKNKIAAPDSQV, from the exons ATGGATCCTTTTTTGAAGAAATTCTTCCCTGATGTGTACGCAAAGGAGCACAACATTAAGCCCACTGATAACCAATATTGTAAATTTGATAGCCAAGTGCTCACACTCTTCACTTCCTCTCTCTATTTGGCTGCTCTTGTGGCCTCAATCTTTGCATCCAAGGTAACTCGAGCCTTCGGTAGGCGCCTCACCATGATCTCCGGCggtgttctctttcttgccggTGCAGCTTTGAACGGCTTCGCCCAGCAAGTTTGGATGCTTATTGTTGGCCGCATGTTGCTAGGTTTTGGAATCGGATGCGCCAATCAg TCTGTGCCGATCTACGTATCCGAGGTTGCTCCATACAAATACAGAGGAGCACTTAACATGTTGTTTCAATTGGCAATCACCATTGGCATTTTTGTTGCCAATATTCTGAACTACCTTTTTGCCAAGATGGAGAACGGCGAAGGGTGGCGCTATAGCTTAGGTTTGGCAGGAGTCCCTGCAATAATGATCATCATCGGTGCAATGTTTCTTCCTGACTCACCAAACTCGTTGATCGAGCGTGGACAAGCTGAGAAGGCCAAGAAGGAACTAATCAAGATTCGTGGAACCAATGATGTTGACGAGGAGTTTAAGGATCTTGTTGCTGCCAGTGAAGCCTCCAAACAGGTCAAGCATCCTTGGTCTTCTTTGTTCAAAAGTGAGTACAGGCCTCACCTCACCATGGCcatagccattcccttcttccaaCAACTCACTGGCATGAATGTCATCACATTCTATGCTCCTGTTTTGTTCAAAACTATTGGCTTTGGTGGAACTGCTTCCCTTATGTCTGCCATGATTACCGGAGGTTGTAACGCCCTTGCCACGCTTGTTTCCATCTTTACCGTTGACAAGGTTGGCAGACGAAAGCTTTTTCTCGAAGGTGGTGCTCAAATGTTTATCTGTCAG CTTGTGATCGCAGCTGCAATAGGTAGCAAATTTGGAACAGATGGAAACCCTGGAGTTCTTCCCAAGTGGTTTGCCTCAACTGTTGTGGTATTCATATGTATCTACGTGGCGGGATTTGCATGGTCGTGGGGTCCACTAGGATGGTTGGTACCCAGTGAAATATTCCCGCTTGAAGTTCGATCGGCAGCTCAGAGCGTCAACGTTTCAGTTAATATGATCTTCACCTTTGCCATTGCCCAAGTTTTCACTGCGATGTTGTGCCATATGAAGTTCGGGCTCTTCATCTTCTTTGCATTCTTTGTGATTGTTATGAGTATCTTTATCCACAAGTTCTTGCCAGAGACAAAGGGTGTTCCCATTGAAGAAATTTCTCTTGTGTGGGAGAATCATCCATATTGGAACAAATTCGTCAAGTCATCTGCTCAAAAGAACAAAATTGCTGCTCCAGATTCCCAAGTTTAG